In Vicugna pacos chromosome 27, VicPac4, whole genome shotgun sequence, one DNA window encodes the following:
- the KIF7 gene encoding kinesin-like protein KIF7 isoform X2: MGLEAQRLPGAEEAPVRVTLRVRPLLPKELLHGHQSCLRVEPGHGQVTLGRDRHFSFHVVLDEDAGQEAVYQACVQPLVEAFFEGFNATVFAYGQTGSGKTYTMGEASVASLHEDEQGIIPRAMAEAFKLIDENDLLDCLVHVSYLEVYKEEFRDLLEVGTASRDIQLREDDRGNVVLCGVKEVDVEGLDEVLSLLEMGNAARHTGSTHLNRLSSRSHTVFTVTLEQRGRAPSRLPRPAAGQLLISKFHFVDLAGSERVLKTGSTGERLKESIQINSSLLALGNVISALGDPQRRGSHIPYRDSKITRILKDSLGGNAKTVMIACVSPSSSDFDETLNTLNYASRAQNIRNRATVNWRPEAERAPEEAVAGARGPPRHRSETRIIHRGRRALGPAAAEAEAEAAARLGAECARYRARTDAAYSLLRELQAESGLPGAAARKVRDWLCAVEGERSALSSASGPDSGIESASAEEQATQGPSGQKVAKGQEDEGALQLLALQSQVARLEEENRDFLAALEDAMEQYKLQSDRLREQQEEMAELRLRLELVQPGLGAPGVLQGLPPGSYVPRPHTAPLGDTHNHVLGIVPPACLSGDEVGSENWREVANGREAGAKLPAEVDRLGSGSSAASEEEQEEEEGEEEPPRRTLHLRRNGISKWSQRMGARPGSLLDRKGPELCLEELGAAILGPRVVGESKAPARPRQAPAASEWRLAQAQQKIRELAINIRMKEELIGELVRTGKAAQALNRQHSQRIQELEQEAERVRAELSEGQRQLRELEGKEPQDAGERSQLQEFRKRVAAAQSQVQVLKEKKQATERLVSLSAQSEKRLQELERNVQLMRQQQGQLQRRLREETEQKRRLEMEMNKRQHRVKELELKHEQQQKILKIKTEEIAAFQRKRRSGSNGSVVSLEQQQKIEEQKKWLDQEMEKVLQQRRALEELGEELHKREAILAKKEALMQEKTGLESKRLRSSQALNEDIVRVSSRLEHLEKELSEKSGQLRQGSAQSQQQIRGEIDALRQEKDSLLKQRLEIDGKLRQGSLLSPEEERTLFQLDEAIEALDAAIEYKNEAITCRQRVLRASASLLSQCEMNLMAKLSYLSSSETRALLCKYFDKVVTLREEQHQQQIAFSELEMQLEEQQRLVYWLEVALERQRLEMDRQLTLQQKEHEQNIQLLLQQSRDHLGEGLADSKRQYEARIQVLEKELGRHMWINQELKQKLSGMNAAGQSRGGEKRTLCLENRPAPVSEDEPHPAPEPLWQPPFMEGTPRTREEMRDLVHAPLPLTWKRSSLCSEEQGSAEELRQREATEPLVGRVLPVGEVGLSWNLGSLPKPRRDLRRTSPGMIDVRKNPL; this comes from the exons ATGGGGCTGGAGGCCCAGAGGCTGCCAGGGGCCGAGGAGGCCCCAGTGAGAGTGACCCTTCGAGTCCGCCCACTGCTGCCCAAGGAGCTGCTGCACGGACACCAGAGCTGCCTGAGAGTGGAGCCAGGGCATGGCCAAGTCACCTTGGGCCGAGACCGCCACTTCAGCTTCCACGTAGTGCTGGATGAGGATGCCGGGCAGGAGGCTGTGTATCAGGCCTGCGTGCAGCCTCTTGTCGAGGCTTTCTTTGAGGGCTTCAATGCCACCGTCTTTGCCTATGGTCAGACAGGCTCCGGGAAGACGTACACCATGGGGGAGGCCAGTGTGG CCTCCCTTCACGAGGATGAGCAGGGCATCATTCCACGGGCCATGGCTGAGGCATTCAAGCTGATTGATGAGAATGACCTGCTCGACTGTCTGGTGCATGTGTCCTACCTGGAAGTGTACAAAGAGGAGTTCCGAGACCTGCTGGAGGTGGGCACTGCCAGCCGTGACATCCAGCTTCGGGAAGATGATCGTGGAAATGTTG TGCTGTGTGGGGTGAAGGAGGTTGATGTGGAGGGCCTGGACGAGGTGCTGAGCCTCCTGGAGATGGGCAACGCAGCGCGGCACACGGGGTCCACACACCTCAACCGCCTCTCCAGCCGCTCACACACGGTCTTCACCGTGACCTTGGAGCAGCGGGGGCGCGCCCCCAGCCGCCTGCCCCGACCTGCCGCGGGCCAGCTGCTCATCTCCAAGTTCCACTTCGTGGACCTGGCGGGCTCAGAGAGGGTGCTCAAGACGGGCAGCACAGGCGAGCGGCTCAAGGAGAGCATCCAGATCAATAGCAGCCTCTTGGCTCTCGGCAATGTCATCAGCGCCCTTGGTGACCCCCAGCGCCGCGGCAGTCACATCCCCTACCGGGACTCCAAGATCACCCG GATCCTTAAAGACTCGCTGGGCGGGAATGCCAAGACAGTGATGATCGCCTGTGTCAGCCCTTCCTCCTCTGACTTTGATGAGACCCTCAACACCCTCAACTACGCCAGCCGCGCCCAGAACATCCGCAACCGCGCCACCGTCAACTGGCGGCCAGAGGCGGAGCGGGCGCCGGAGGAGGCAGTGGCCGGTGCGCGGGGGCCGCCGCGGCACCGCTCGGAGACGCGCATCATCCACCGTGGCCGGCGCGCCCTGGGGCCTGCCGccgccgaggccgaggccgaggccgctGCCCGCCTGGGTGCTGAGTGCGCGCGTTACCGGGCCCGCACCGACGCCGCCTACAGCCTTCTGCGTGAGCTGCAGGCCGAGTCTGGGCTTCCAGGCGCCGCTGCCCGCAAGGTGCGCGACTGGCTGTGCGCCGTCGAGGGCGAGCGCAGTGCCCTGAGCTCCGCCTCTGGGCCCGACAGTGGCATCGAGAGTGCCTCGGCGGAGGAGCAGGCCACGCAGGGGCCCAGCGGGCAAAAGGTGGCCAAGGGCCAG GAAGACGAAGGGGCACTGCAGCTGCTGGCCCTGCAAAGCCAGGTGGCCCGACTGGAAGAGGAGAACCGAGACTTTCTGGCTGCGCTGGAGGATGCCATGGAGCAATACAAACTGCAG AGTGACCGTCTTCGTGAGCAGCAGGAGGAGATGGCAGAGCTGAGGTTGCGACTAGAGCTGGTGCAGCCCGGCTTGGGGGCCCCAGGGGTCCTGCAGGGCCTGCCTCCTGGGTCCTATGTGCCCCGGCCCCACACAGCCCCTCTGGGGGATACCCACAACCATGTGCTGGGCATCGTGCCCCCTGCCTGCCTTTCTGGAGATGAAGTTGGCTCTGAGAATTGGAGAGAG GTGGCAAATGGTAGGGAGGCTGGAGCCAAGTTGCCGGCAGAAGTAGACAGGCTGGGAAGTGGCTCTTCAGCTGCAtcagaggaagagcaggaggaggaagaaggggaggaggagccgCCTCGACGGACTCTGCACCTGCGCAG GAACGGGATCAGTAAGTGGAGCCAGAGGATGGGGGCCCGCCCAGGCAGTCTACTCGACAGGAAGGGCCCAGAGCTTTGCCTGGAGGAGCTGGGTGCAGCCATCCTGGGGCCCAGAG TGGTTGGTGAGAGCAAGGCCCCAGCTCGGCCCCGCCAGGCCCCTGCTGCCTCTGAATGGCGGCTGGCCCAGGCCCAGCAGAAGATCCGTGAACTGGCCATCAACATCCGCATGAAGGAGGAGCTCATCGGCGAGCTGGTCCGCACAG GGAAGGCGGCCCAGGCCCTGAACCGCCAGCACAGCCAGCGTATCCAGGAGCTGGAGCAGGAGGCAGAGCGGGTGCGGGCTGAGCTGAGTGAGGGCCAGAGGCAGCTGCGGGAGCTTGAGGGCAAGGAGCCCCAGGATGCTGGCGAGCGTTCCCAGCTCCAGGAGTTCCGCAAGAGGGTTGCTGCCGCACAGAGCCAAGTCCAG GTGCTGAAGGAGAAGAAGCAGGCAACAGAGCGGCTGGTGTCGCTGTCGGCCCAGAGCGAGAAGCGGCTGCAGGAGCTCGAGAGGAACGTGCAGCTCAtgcggcagcagcaggggcagctGCAGAGGCGGCTCCGTGAGGAGACAGAGCAGAAGCGGCGCCTGGAGATGGAGATGAACAAGCGGCAGCACCGTGTCAAG GAGCTGGAGCTGAAGCACGAGCAGCAGCAAAAGATCCTGAAAATCAAGACAGAAGAGATTGCAGCGTTTCAGAGGAAGCGGCGCAGCGGCAGCAACGGCTCCGTGGTCAGCCTGGAGCAGcagcag AAGATTGAAGAGCAGAAGAAGTGGCTGGACCAGGAGATGGAGAAGGTCTTGCAGCAGCGACGGGCgctggaggagctgggggaggagctTCACAAGCGGGAGGCCATCCTGGCCAAGAAGGAGGCCCTGATGCAGGAGAAGACGGGGCTGGAGAGCAAGCGCCTGCGGTCCAGCCAG GCCCTCAATGAGGACATTGTACGAGTGTCCAGCCGGCTGGAGCATCTGGAGAAGGAGCTCTCCGAGAAGAGCGGGCAGCTGCGGCAGGGCAGCGCCCAGAGCCAGCAGCAGATCCGTGGGGAGATCGACGCTCTACGCCAGGAGAAGGACTCGCTGCTGAAGCAGCGGCTGGAGATCGACGGCAAACTGAGGCAGGGCAGCCTGCTGTCGCCTGAG GAGGAGAGGACACTGTTCCAGCTGGACGAGGCCATCGAGGCCCTGGATGCTGCCATCGAGTACAAGAACGAGGCCATCACGTGCCGCCAGCGGGTGCTGCGGGCCTCGGCCTCCTTGCTGTCCCAGTGCGAGATGAACCTCATGGCCAAGCTCAGCTATCTCTCGTCCTCGGAGACCAGAGCCCTTCTCTGCAAGTACTTCGACAAG GTGGTGACACTCCGAGAGGAGCAGCACCAGCAGCAGATTGCCTTCTCGGAGCTGGAGATGCAGCTGGAGGAGCAGCAGAGGCTGGTCTACTGGCTGGAGGTGGCCCTGGAGCGGCAGCGCCTGGAGATGGACCGCCAGCTGACCCTGCAGCAGAAGGAGCACGAGCAGAAcatccagctcctcctccagcagAGTCGAG ACCACCTTGGTGAAGGGTTAGCAGACAGCAAGAGGCAATATGAGGCCAGGATTCAAGTTCTGGAGAAGGAGCTGGGTCGCCACATGTGGATAAACCAGGAACTGAAACAGAAGCTGAGTGGCATGAATGCTGCAGGCCAGAGCAGGG GTGGGGAGAAGAGGACCCTGTGCCTGGAGAACAGACCAGCCCCTGTAAGTGAAGACGAGCCCCACCCAGCACCTGAGCCACTTTGGCAGCCCCCCTTCATGGAGGGCACCCCCCGCACCCGGGAGGAGATGCGGGACTTGGTCCACGCCCCGTTGCCGTTGACATGGAAACGCTCGAGCCTGTGCAGCGAGGAGCAGGGCTCTGCGGAGGAGCTGCGGCAGCGGGAGGCCACTGAGCCCCTGGTGGGGCGAGTGCTACCTGTGGGTGAGGTGGGTCTCTCCTGGAACCTCGGATCCTTGCCCAAGCCCCGGCGGGACCTGCGAAGGACCAGCCCAGGGATGATTGACGTCAGGAAAAACCCCCTCTAG